One window of Myxocyprinus asiaticus isolate MX2 ecotype Aquarium Trade chromosome 6, UBuf_Myxa_2, whole genome shotgun sequence genomic DNA carries:
- the LOC127442489 gene encoding transmembrane protein 125-like: MMLQFQNPLIIFNLNHGVDAFETCTTDTSFNSGETLEMELLPLSVLSPGAPLHLHVDPLWLQRQAVEDQVELWWFSKPHVSILCYCFSVAMILGLGSAGVGLLSSASSAVGPSALWRLGVGSTLCFLALVVLLKQLLSSAVQDMDCIRSRRRIDQLRTGGTADPVLLLFTGLALVVCGTTLLSLSQSDMLLSGVILLASGGAVVLGVMIYGVVVYVQGRRNTRRRRQRRRVRVYTVTGQRNRPWRDSTSSQSNLL; this comes from the exons ATGATGTTACAGTTCCAAAATCCATTGATAATTTTTAACCTGAATCACGGAGTGGATGCATTTGAGACATGCACAACTGATACAAG CTTCAACAGTGGAGAAACCCTTGAGATGGAGCTGCTCCCCCTGAGTGTGTTGAGCCCTGGAGCTCCTCTCCATCTGCATGTGGATCCTTTGTGGCTACAGCGTCAAGCTGTGGAGGATCAGGTGGAGCTGTGGTGGTTCAGCAAACCGCATGTCTCTATCTTGTGCTACTGCTTTTCAGTAGCCATGATTCTGGGCCTGGGCTCGGCTGGCGTGGGGCTCCTCTCAAGCGCCTCTTCCGCAGTGGGGCCCTCTGCACTGTGGCGCTTGGGTGTGGGTTCAACGCTCTGCTTCCTGGCACTGGTGGTGCTCCTCAAGCAGCTGCTCAGCTCAGCTGTACAAGACATGGACTGCATACGAAGCCGGAGGCGCATCGATCAGCTGCGGACTGGAGGAACTGCGGATCCCGTGCTGTTGCTTTTCACTGGTTTGGCACTGGTAGTCTGTGGGACCACACTGCTCAGTCTCTCTCAGTCTGACATGCTTCTTTCTGGGGTGATACTCCTGGCCAGCGGGGGCGCTGTGGTGCTGGGTGTGATGATATATGGAGTGGTGGTTTATGTACAGGGGAGGAGGAACACAAGAAGGCGAAGACAGCGGCGAAGGGTAAGAGTATATACAGTGACGGGGCAAAGGAACAGACCATGGAGAGATTCGACCTCCAGTCAGTCGAATTTGTTATGA
- the LOC127442491 gene encoding uncharacterized protein LOC127442491 isoform X2: MDGQRNTGYLPTNGRKRIMGNMRHRVNMVLVTCLLIGMSAHATSSSDLYVLHSLERSSDTHQKDSNERVGFGNSHDHLQGRNSVKFHRKLLIESVEYTQKANTEVNSIWPSVLGALTAALCVGLLIAVAVKYRLFQCCLVRNSHDLLLEGDTASQFSQPGALEGGIPVHDMRGRIMLASGDSSDDDNDDDGFIEDNYIEQSEREKAEKEETHHEDIEDSDDELIISDII, from the exons ATGGATGGGCAAAGAAATACTGGATATTTACCAACCAACGG GAGAAAGAGAATTATGGGAAATATGCGCCATAGAGTAAATATGGTTCTGGTTACATGTTTGTTGATTGGAATGTCTGCACATGCAACTTCTTCATCAGATCTCTATGTTCTCCATTCTTTGGAAAGATCTTCAGACACCCATCAGAAGGACAGCAATGAAAGAGTAGGGTTTGGCAACAGCCATG ATCATTTGCAGGGCAGAAACAGTGTGAAATTTCATAGAAAACTTTTGATTGAATCtgttgaatatacacaaaaag CCAACACTGAAGTCAACTCCATCTGGCCCTCTGTGCTGGGAGCTTTGACAGCAGCGCTTTGCGTCGGCCTCTTGATAGCAGTGGCTGTAAAGTACCGTCTCTTCCAGTGCTGTCTGGTGAGAAACAGTCATGATTTACTGCTGGAGGGAGACACGGCCAGCCAGTTCAGCCAACCTGGGGCTTTGGAGGGAGGAATACCAGTGCATGACATGAGGGGCAGAATAATGCTTGCGAGTGGAGACAGTTcagatgatgataatgatgatgatggctTTATCGAGGACAACTATATTGAgcaaagtgagagagagaaagctgaGAAAGAGGAGACCCATCATGAAGATATTGAGGACAGTGATGATGAGTTGATCATTTCAGACATTATATAA
- the LOC127442491 gene encoding uncharacterized protein LOC127442491 isoform X1, with product MDGQRNTGYLPTNGRKRIMGNMRHRVNMVLVTCLLIGMSAHATSSSDLYVLHSLERSSDTHQKDSNERVGFGNSHDHLQGRNSVKFHRKLLIESVEYTQKGNITTNTEVNSIWPSVLGALTAALCVGLLIAVAVKYRLFQCCLVRNSHDLLLEGDTASQFSQPGALEGGIPVHDMRGRIMLASGDSSDDDNDDDGFIEDNYIEQSEREKAEKEETHHEDIEDSDDELIISDII from the exons ATGGATGGGCAAAGAAATACTGGATATTTACCAACCAACGG GAGAAAGAGAATTATGGGAAATATGCGCCATAGAGTAAATATGGTTCTGGTTACATGTTTGTTGATTGGAATGTCTGCACATGCAACTTCTTCATCAGATCTCTATGTTCTCCATTCTTTGGAAAGATCTTCAGACACCCATCAGAAGGACAGCAATGAAAGAGTAGGGTTTGGCAACAGCCATG ATCATTTGCAGGGCAGAAACAGTGTGAAATTTCATAGAAAACTTTTGATTGAATCtgttgaatatacacaaaaaggtAACATTACGA CCAACACTGAAGTCAACTCCATCTGGCCCTCTGTGCTGGGAGCTTTGACAGCAGCGCTTTGCGTCGGCCTCTTGATAGCAGTGGCTGTAAAGTACCGTCTCTTCCAGTGCTGTCTGGTGAGAAACAGTCATGATTTACTGCTGGAGGGAGACACGGCCAGCCAGTTCAGCCAACCTGGGGCTTTGGAGGGAGGAATACCAGTGCATGACATGAGGGGCAGAATAATGCTTGCGAGTGGAGACAGTTcagatgatgataatgatgatgatggctTTATCGAGGACAACTATATTGAgcaaagtgagagagagaaagctgaGAAAGAGGAGACCCATCATGAAGATATTGAGGACAGTGATGATGAGTTGATCATTTCAGACATTATATAA
- the LOC127442491 gene encoding uncharacterized protein LOC127442491 isoform X3: MTIDIWRKRIMGNMRHRVNMVLVTCLLIGMSAHATSSSDLYVLHSLERSSDTHQKDSNERVGFGNSHDHLQGRNSVKFHRKLLIESVEYTQKGNITTNTEVNSIWPSVLGALTAALCVGLLIAVAVKYRLFQCCLVRNSHDLLLEGDTASQFSQPGALEGGIPVHDMRGRIMLASGDSSDDDNDDDGFIEDNYIEQSEREKAEKEETHHEDIEDSDDELIISDII, encoded by the exons ATGACTATTGATATATG GAGAAAGAGAATTATGGGAAATATGCGCCATAGAGTAAATATGGTTCTGGTTACATGTTTGTTGATTGGAATGTCTGCACATGCAACTTCTTCATCAGATCTCTATGTTCTCCATTCTTTGGAAAGATCTTCAGACACCCATCAGAAGGACAGCAATGAAAGAGTAGGGTTTGGCAACAGCCATG ATCATTTGCAGGGCAGAAACAGTGTGAAATTTCATAGAAAACTTTTGATTGAATCtgttgaatatacacaaaaaggtAACATTACGA CCAACACTGAAGTCAACTCCATCTGGCCCTCTGTGCTGGGAGCTTTGACAGCAGCGCTTTGCGTCGGCCTCTTGATAGCAGTGGCTGTAAAGTACCGTCTCTTCCAGTGCTGTCTGGTGAGAAACAGTCATGATTTACTGCTGGAGGGAGACACGGCCAGCCAGTTCAGCCAACCTGGGGCTTTGGAGGGAGGAATACCAGTGCATGACATGAGGGGCAGAATAATGCTTGCGAGTGGAGACAGTTcagatgatgataatgatgatgatggctTTATCGAGGACAACTATATTGAgcaaagtgagagagagaaagctgaGAAAGAGGAGACCCATCATGAAGATATTGAGGACAGTGATGATGAGTTGATCATTTCAGACATTATATAA